In the Qipengyuania gelatinilytica genome, CTTACGTCTACCTCGGCTATTGGGTCGAAGGGTCGGACCGCATGCAGTACAAGGTCCGCTATCGTCCGATCGAGCGGCTCACCCGCGGCGGATGGGAGCGTATGCCCGAAGACGAACAGAAGCGCCTTATCGGCGCCGCAACCGGAAAGCGCCGCGATGCCGAAGGGACCGCCCTGCCGGCAAAGGACGGCAACCAGCTGGAATACAAACTCGCCGACTGACCGCTTCAGATATTCGCTGACTTCAATCCTCGCCGCGCTGTCGCTGGCAGGGATGCCTGCTGCTGCGCAGGATCGCGATGCGCCCGAGACGCTCGGAGATCTCATTCCCGATAGTGCGGTCGACAATGCCGAGGACTGGGCTTCGCAGGGTACGGACGCGCAGGACGATACCGTGGGAGACGCAGTCCCCGAACCCGACACGCCGATCGAGAGCCCGCAGGGATTTTCGCTTCCCTGGCCCGAGGACATCGAGATCGACGGCGTAGAGCCGCTCGAACCGGAAGGGGATATCGAGTTCGCCGATCTCGATCTTGGCCGTGCGCAGGTCGATATCGAGCAGGCCGAAACCGAACGGCTCGCCGACAATTTGGTGCTTGGCTTTCCGCAAAGCGAACCGCCGTTCTCCGAACGCGGTGATTTCGTCGAACGGTTTTCCGCCCTTTCGACGATCGAAGGGTTGGAAAACGAGGATGCGAGCGTCGCCCAGCTCGCCGCTCGCGCGCGGGAGGACGAGGAGCTCCTCGGCGATCTCCTGCGTGTCTACGGATATTACGACGGGCAGATCATCCGCTCTATCGGCGCGCTCCAGCCCGGAGAGGACGTCGCCACCGAGACACCGACGGTGCGCTTCGATGTCATTCCGGGCAACCGCTATCGCTACGGGACGATCAATCTCGGCAATCTCGACGCTGCGCCCGATTATGAGGAATTGCGCGCTTCCTTCGGAATATATTCGGGCGACTATTTGCAAAGCGATACGATCGTGCAGGAGCAATTCTCGCTAGATCGCAAGCTGGGCGAGACCGGTTATGCATTCGCCAAGATCGACGAGCCCCAGCTCCTGATCGATCACGAACGCGAGGAAGGCGATCTTATACTAGATGTCGAACCGGGCGGCAAGTATGTGTTCGGCGGTGTCGTCAGCAGCGATCCGAAGTTCCTTTCGGGCCGGCACCTGGGCTCCATCGCGCGTTTCCAGGAAGGCGACGTCTATCAGCGCAGCCTCTCGCTGGACCTTCGCCGTGCCGTGACCGCCACGGGTCTCGTTTCCTCGGTCAGCGTCACCCCGCGCGAGGTTACCCCGCCGCAAGGCGATCAGCCCGGCGTCGTCGAGATGGACGTCGATCTGGAGCGGGCCAAGCTGCGCACCATCGCCGGTGCGATCGGTTACGGTTCGGAAGAGGGCTTCCGCCTCCAGGCAAGCTGGGAGCATCGCAACCTCTTCCCGCCCGAGGGCTCGCTCAGGCTGCGCGCAATCCTCGGTACGCAGGAGCAGCTGGGCGGTGTCACCTTCCGCAAGAACAATTTCGGCGGCCGCGACAAGGTTCTCACACTCGACGCCTATGCCTCGGCGCAGGACACCGTCGCCTATGATGCCAACACCGTCGCCCTGACCGGCACCTACGAGCGGCTCTCGACGCTCCTGTTCCAAAAACCCTTCAGCTGGTCGCTAGGGGCGACGGTCCTTGCCTCGGACGAACGCAATCGCGTGATCGGAGGCGTGCCGAGGCCGCGCCAGACCTATCTCGTTGCGGCCCTGTCCGGCCGCGCACAGATCGATACGACCGACTCGCTGCTCGATCCCACGCAAGGGTTCAGGGTGGCGGGCTTCGTTTCTCCCACGACCTCGCGCACTGAGGGCGATCAGTACTATTACCTCGCGAACCAGGCCGACGCCTCCTATTACCAGTCGGTCGGTTCAAATATCGTCGCAGCCGGACGCTTTCGCTATGCGAGCATCGTCGGCGCGCCGATCTTTGCGATCCCGCCGTCGCGCAGGCTCTATGCTGGCGGAGGCGGTTCTGTCCGCGGTTACGGCTATCAGGCGATCGGTCCCAAGAACGACTTCGGCGAGCCCACTGGCGGACGCAATCTCGTGGAAGCCTCGGTGGAAGCGCGCATCGGTACGGGCTTTTTTGACGGCGCAGTATCGGTCGTCCCGTTCTTCGATCTCGGCGCGGTGTCGATCGAGGAAACACCCGATTTCCGTTTCGTGAAATACGGCGCCGGCGTGGGCCTGCGCTATGACACCGGCTTCGGCCCGCTGCGCCTCGACGTCGGTTTCCCGCTCAATCCGGATCCCGAAGATGCGCCGGTGGCAGTCTATGTTTCGCTGGGACAGGCATTCTGATGGCTGCAACTGAGGACACAGAGGTGCAGCCGCGCCGGTTCCGCAAGCGCCGGTTGGGCAAATGGGTGCTCGGCATTGTCGGCGCCTTGCTGCTCGTGATCCTCGGAGCGCTCGCGCTTCTCAACACGCCTATCGGCGAGCGTTTCCTTGCCGATCGCATCGCCCGCCAGACCTTTCCGAACGGGCTCAACATCCGCATCGGGCGGATCGAGGGCAATATCTATGGCGAGGCGGTGCTTCACGACGTCGCCCTTTCGGATCCCAAGGGCGTTTTCCTGACGATCCCGCGCGCCGAGGTGGACTGGAACCCGCGCGCATGGCTCAACAATCGCCTCGATATCGACAGTTTCGTAGCACGCCGGGCGACACTGGCCAGACTACCGGAATTCCTGCCGAGCGAGACCGAGGGCCCGATCCTGCCGGGCTTCGACATTTCGCTCGACCGGCTGGAAATCGATGCCCTGACGCTTGCTCCGGCCATCACCGGCGGTGGAACCGAACAGGTCGACCTGCTCGCCGAAGTGCAAGTCGAGGACCGGCGTCTCTTCGTCGACGGGAACGCTGCGCTGGGTGCAAACGACAGCCTGGCGCTGCTGCTCGATGCAGAACCTGATGGCGACCGCTTCGATCTTGCCGCGCAGGTGCGTGCTGCCGACGATGGCGTGCTGGTCGGAATGCTGGGGCTTCCGCGCGGCTATCGGGCGGACCTTGCAGGCGAGGGCACGTGGTCGCAGTGGCGTGGCGGCTTGCTCGTGCGGGCCGGAGACGAGCGGATCGCCGCACTCCGTATCACAAACCAGGGCGGCACGTTCGGAGCGGTTGGCAAAGTCGATCCGAGCGATTTCCTCAGTGGCACGATCGCCAATGCCGTAGGCGAGGACGTCGCGATCTCCTCGCGCGTGGAGATCGACAACCGGGCGTTCGACGGACGGACAGTCGTGGTTGGGAGCGGTATCCGCTTCGAAGGCGAGGGGCTCGTCGATCTTGCCGAGAACAGGGTCGACGACTTTGAAGTCGTGGCTCGCCTTACCGATCCGGCGATCTTCGGCGAGAATTTACGGCTCGAGAACGCGCGTCTCGATGCAACCCTCAACGGTCCGTTCAGCGACCTCGCGATCATTCACGACCTGCGCGTGGCAAGGCTTCAGGCCGGAACTGCCGAACTGGACGACCTGCGCCAGCGCGGGACGCTCTCCTACGATGGCTCGACCTGGCGCTTGCCGCTCGCGCTTTCGGTATCGCGGGTTCGAACCGGCAATGCGCTGGCCGACGCGCGTCTTGTCAATGGCGATGGACGCGGTCGGCTGATGCTGTCCGGAAGCCAGCTGACCGGCGACGATATTCGCCTCTCCTTCCGCGGCCTCGCAGCCAATTTGGCCTTGCGCGGCAATCTCGATGCGGGTCGCTACCAGCTGCGCGGACCGGTTCGCGCGAACGGCATAGCTCTCGACAATGTGGGTGTTGCGGGCGGCACGGCGCTGGTCGACCTGGATGTCCTGCCCTCGGGCTGGAGGATTGGTGCACAGCTGGACGCGCGCGTCTCGCCGGTCAGCAACGACACGCTGGCCAATCTTGCCGGTCCCGCGATCCGCGTGCGCGGGGGAATTGCAACCAGCAATGGGGCAGCGATCGACTTCGACGATATGACAGTGTCGTCGGAAAAGCTCACCATGGCGCTGGATGGTGCCATTGCCGACAGCACCACGACTCTGGCCGGTCGGGGCACTCACACGCAATATGGCGACTTCACCGTCGAAGGCCAGATCGAAGACGGCGCGCCCACTGCCGAACTGGTGTTTGCAAAGCCTTTCACCGGGCTCGAAAACGTTCGTGTCGCGATTGCGCCGAGCGAAGAGGGCTTCTCCATCGATACTGCGG is a window encoding:
- a CDS encoding autotransporter assembly complex protein TamA, with protein sequence MPAAAQDRDAPETLGDLIPDSAVDNAEDWASQGTDAQDDTVGDAVPEPDTPIESPQGFSLPWPEDIEIDGVEPLEPEGDIEFADLDLGRAQVDIEQAETERLADNLVLGFPQSEPPFSERGDFVERFSALSTIEGLENEDASVAQLAARAREDEELLGDLLRVYGYYDGQIIRSIGALQPGEDVATETPTVRFDVIPGNRYRYGTINLGNLDAAPDYEELRASFGIYSGDYLQSDTIVQEQFSLDRKLGETGYAFAKIDEPQLLIDHEREEGDLILDVEPGGKYVFGGVVSSDPKFLSGRHLGSIARFQEGDVYQRSLSLDLRRAVTATGLVSSVSVTPREVTPPQGDQPGVVEMDVDLERAKLRTIAGAIGYGSEEGFRLQASWEHRNLFPPEGSLRLRAILGTQEQLGGVTFRKNNFGGRDKVLTLDAYASAQDTVAYDANTVALTGTYERLSTLLFQKPFSWSLGATVLASDERNRVIGGVPRPRQTYLVAALSGRAQIDTTDSLLDPTQGFRVAGFVSPTTSRTEGDQYYYLANQADASYYQSVGSNIVAAGRFRYASIVGAPIFAIPPSRRLYAGGGGSVRGYGYQAIGPKNDFGEPTGGRNLVEASVEARIGTGFFDGAVSVVPFFDLGAVSIEETPDFRFVKYGAGVGLRYDTGFGPLRLDVGFPLNPDPEDAPVAVYVSLGQAF